From the genome of Halomonas sp. MCCC 1A13316, one region includes:
- a CDS encoding glycine betaine ABC transporter substrate-binding protein, translating to MRRPALLTTLALSGLLPLGAQASQDASDELRLVVPPWPGVTVKSEILAQLAKPLGYQVEALEISSTVGYQTLQSGESDVFLAGWLPSQQQSYDAAMEAGGIVDLGNNVTGARMGFAVPGYVHEAGITHAEQLADAEVRERFGGEIYSIESGSTVSDHLHEAVEADTYGLGSWNLRESSTPGMLAEVDAAKREERWILFYGWTPHWMAPAYDMEILDDPEGVFGENNGQSDVRTIVARDYHAANPNMVRLLDQFELTADEQSEFIRDYGLEQGDLETVARDWLQANPERVSTFLEGVTSRDGEPGLEAVRTSLE from the coding sequence ATGCGTAGACCCGCCCTCCTGACCACCCTGGCCCTATCCGGTCTGCTGCCGCTCGGCGCCCAGGCGTCACAGGACGCCAGCGACGAACTGCGCCTGGTGGTGCCGCCCTGGCCAGGAGTAACCGTCAAGTCCGAGATTCTGGCCCAACTGGCCAAACCGCTGGGCTACCAAGTAGAGGCCCTGGAGATCAGCTCGACGGTGGGGTACCAGACCCTGCAGAGCGGCGAAAGCGATGTCTTCCTGGCTGGCTGGCTGCCCTCCCAGCAGCAAAGCTACGACGCCGCCATGGAGGCCGGCGGCATCGTCGACCTAGGCAACAATGTCACTGGCGCCCGCATGGGCTTTGCGGTGCCGGGCTATGTCCACGAAGCCGGCATTACCCATGCCGAGCAGTTGGCCGACGCGGAAGTGCGCGAGCGCTTCGGTGGAGAAATCTACTCCATCGAGAGCGGTTCCACGGTGAGCGATCACCTCCACGAAGCTGTCGAGGCCGATACCTATGGACTCGGCAGCTGGAATCTCCGTGAGTCCTCTACCCCAGGCATGCTGGCCGAGGTAGACGCAGCCAAGCGCGAGGAGCGCTGGATCCTGTTCTACGGCTGGACGCCTCACTGGATGGCACCGGCGTATGACATGGAGATCCTCGATGATCCGGAAGGCGTGTTCGGCGAGAACAACGGACAAAGCGATGTGCGTACCATCGTCGCCCGCGACTACCATGCCGCCAATCCCAACATGGTGCGCCTGCTGGACCAATTCGAGCTGACCGCCGACGAACAGAGCGAGTTCATCCGCGACTACGGACTTGAGCAGGGCGACCTGGAGACCGTCGCCCGAGACTGGCTCCAGGCTAACCCCGAGCGGGTGAGCACCTTTCTCGAGGGGGTCACCTCCCGCGATGGCGAGCCGGGCCTGGAAGCGGTGCGCACCAGTCTGGAGTGA